One region of Solanum pennellii chromosome 6, SPENNV200 genomic DNA includes:
- the LOC107022541 gene encoding uncharacterized protein LOC107022541 has product MTRTRTNVTGGRGEALPEAVVEAPARGRGRSRARGRASSATVARGRGRGAAPVRGRAREVSTEPQIDDREDQVPPDPVVTPLLQDTLLRVLSVLEGFSQGGGATTTPHDSRTREGAQTQEQQQAPVVQDAVGQLPVDPAVQNDVAPAVGGQVASMVVLTEDEQRRYERFRKMDPPQFQGGKSEDAHEFLTTCRELLEVVGLAESHGVRYATLQLRGPARDWWRTYSGCLPVGSPPVTWEQFASAFQDRFIPWSVREESRLRFESLRQDGLSVTEYEARFCQLSRHALAIIPNETERIRRFVRGLTFSIRSAVFRTSREGTSFQSIVSAAKEAELMEREEFGDPKRARISGQFHGASSGGRGSQRVSGSFQQRGPIHASMPTFEGGQTSRGSYGPGQGSYGSQQRPTGRGNYSGFSGSTQQFPGQRFCFTCGDPDHLMRQCTSQRGRGGPRPNSSFQTRPPAPQGRGRGRVQSGRGDRVSSSGVAAQQSGGRGTTQDGGGRGGHCYAFPGRPEAETSDAVITELGPDLTFEEEPIAILDRQIRKLRTKEIASVKVQWKHRSVGEATWETESDMRARYPQLFEASGNYFYSMFEDEHDF; this is encoded by the exons atgacgaggactagaactaatgttactggtggtagaggggaggcACTTCCCGAGGCAGTTGTTGAGGCCCCAGCTAGAGGTAGGGGTAGATCTCGAGCTAGAGGTCGTGCTAGTAGTGCGACAGTAGCCAGAGGTCGTGGACGTGGAGCAGCACCAGTGAGAGGTCGTGCTAGAGAGGTCTCTACCGAACCTCAGATTGATGACAGAGAGGACCAGGTTCCTCCAGATCCCGTAGTCACACCTTTGCTTCAGGatacactattgagggtgttaagTGTGCTAGAGGGCTTTTCTCAGGGTGGTGGTGCGACTACCACACCACATGACTCTCGTACTAGAGAGGGGGCTCAGACCCAAGAGCAGCAACAAGCTCCAGTTGTTCAGGATGCGGTGGGGCAACTACCAGTAGATCCCGCGGTTcagaatgatgttgcaccagCAGTTGGGGGTCAAGTTGCATCGATGGTTGTTCTGACAGAGGATGAGCAGCGTAGGTATGAGAGATTTCGAAAGATGGACCCACCTCAGTTTCAGGGTGGGAAGAGCGAGGACgctcatgagtttctaactacctgccgagagttactagaggtggttggatTAGCTGAGTCACATGGGGTTAGATATGCTACACTCCAGCTTCGTGGACCAGCGAGAGACTGGTGGAGGACTTATTCGGGATGTTTGCCAGTTGGATCTCCtccagtgacttgggagcaGTTTGCTAGCGCATTCCAAGATCGTTTTATCCCATGGAGCGTGAGAGAGGAGAGTcgcttgaggtttgagagtctgAGACAGGATGGTTTATCGGTTACAGAGTATGAGGCGCGTTTTTGCCAGTTGTCTAGGCATGCGTTGGCCATTATTCCAAATGAGACAGAGAGGATCCGCAGATTCGTGAGGGGATTGACTTTCTCTATCAGGTCAGCTGTGTTTCGGACATCTAGGGAGGGGACTTCTTTCCAGTCCATTGTGAGCGCCGCCAAAGAGGCGGAATtgatggagagagaggagtttggggacCCTAAAAGGGCCCGTATATCAGGCCAGTTTCATGGTGCCTCATCTGGAGGTAGGGGATCACAGAGAGTGAGTGGTTCTTTTCAGCAGCGGGGACCTATTCATGCATCTATGCCGACATTTGAGGGTGGCCAGACATCTAGGGGTTCTTATGGCCCAGGTCAGGGCTCGTACGGTTCACAGCAGCGACCTACAGGGCGAGGCAATTATAGTGGGTTTTCAGGGTCCACACAACAGTTCCCAGGTCagagattttgttttacttgtggagaTCCCGATCATCTAATGCGGCAGTGTACTTCACAAAGGGGTCGTGGTGGGCCTCGACCTAATTCTTCATTCCAGACTAGACCACCAGCACCACAGGGTAGAGGTCGTGGCAGAGTTCAGTCAGGTAGAGGTGATAGAGTTTCTAGTAGTGGTGTTGCAGCTCAGCAGAGTGGGGGTAGAGGTACCACCCAGGATGGAGGTGGACGAGGAGGCCACtgctatgctttccccgggagacctgaggcggagacctctgatgctgttattacag AG CTGGGTCCAGACCTGAcatttgaggaggagcctatagctATTTTGGATAGGCAAATTCGAAAGCTTAGGACCAAAGAGATTGCTTCAGTGAAGGTGCAATGGAAGCACCGATCAGTGGGAGAGGCAACTTGGGAGACTGAGTCTGACATGCGTGCCAGatatcctcaactttttgaagctTCAGGTAATTACTTTTACtctatgttcgaggacgaacatgatttttag